Proteins encoded within one genomic window of Polaribacter sp. NJDZ03:
- a CDS encoding aminotransferase class V-fold PLP-dependent enzyme, with the protein MINVDKIRADFPILKRTVHGKPLVYFDNAATSQTPQVVIDAIVDYYSNYNANIHRGVHTLSQEATDKYEQARIKIQHHFNAKEAYEIILTAGTTDSINRVAAGFASLLSTSDEIIVSALEHHSNIVPWQMLCEKTGAILKVIPMLEDGSLNMEAYHKLLNDKTKLVFCNHVSNALGTVNPIEEIIAAAHKVNAAVLIDGAQATPHIKPDVQALNVDFYVASAHKLCGPTGVGMLYGKQEWLEKLPPYQGGGEMIETVTFEKTTYAGLPHKFEAGTPNICGGIAFGAAIDYMNSVGFDNIAEYEHELLAYGTQELLKIEGLRIYGTTKDKTAVISFNVNDIHPYDIGSILDKLGIAVRTGHHCAQPIMDFYKIPGTIRASFSFYNTKEEIDILVAGVKRATMMLS; encoded by the coding sequence ATGATAAATGTTGATAAAATTAGAGCAGATTTTCCAATTCTAAAAAGAACCGTTCACGGAAAACCTTTAGTCTATTTTGATAATGCTGCTACTTCTCAAACACCACAAGTTGTTATTGATGCAATTGTAGATTATTACAGTAATTACAATGCTAATATTCATAGAGGCGTACACACTTTAAGTCAGGAAGCAACAGATAAATACGAACAAGCGCGTATTAAAATTCAACATCATTTTAATGCTAAAGAAGCGTATGAAATTATTTTAACTGCTGGTACCACAGACAGTATTAATAGAGTTGCAGCTGGTTTTGCATCACTTTTAAGTACAAGTGATGAAATAATTGTTTCTGCTTTAGAACACCATTCTAATATTGTGCCTTGGCAAATGCTTTGTGAAAAAACGGGCGCAATTTTAAAGGTGATTCCAATGTTAGAAGATGGTTCTTTAAACATGGAAGCATACCATAAATTATTAAATGATAAAACAAAATTAGTCTTCTGTAACCACGTTTCTAATGCATTGGGAACAGTAAACCCAATTGAAGAAATTATTGCTGCCGCACATAAGGTGAATGCTGCTGTTTTAATTGATGGAGCTCAGGCTACACCACATATTAAACCAGATGTACAAGCTTTAAATGTTGATTTTTATGTAGCATCTGCTCATAAATTATGTGGGCCAACAGGTGTTGGAATGTTATATGGTAAACAAGAATGGTTAGAAAAACTACCTCCTTACCAAGGTGGTGGAGAAATGATAGAAACCGTAACTTTTGAAAAAACTACATATGCAGGTTTGCCTCATAAATTTGAAGCTGGAACGCCAAATATTTGTGGCGGAATTGCTTTTGGAGCAGCCATAGATTATATGAATTCCGTTGGTTTTGATAATATTGCTGAATATGAACATGAGCTTTTAGCTTACGGAACACAAGAACTTTTAAAAATAGAAGGATTAAGAATCTACGGAACTACAAAAGATAAAACGGCTGTAATTTCTTTTAATGTAAACGATATTCATCCGTATGATATTGGTTCTATATTAGATAAATTAGGGATTGCAGTAAGAACAGGACACCATTGTGCACAACCAATTATGGACTTCTATAAAATACCAGGAACCATAAGAGCTTCTTTTTCTTTTTACAATACAAAAGAAGAAATAGATATTTTAGTTGCTGGCGTAAAAAGAGCAACAATGATGTTGTCTTAA
- a CDS encoding serine hydrolase, which translates to MKIFKRILLLVLILVLSTVIYNYPKLNLLAGYSAKNIASSVFVAERTLEYTDTTDNDFSPVNLASDSVDLENKNATSSAFGLLTRKAIYREGLGAVLTLKESDETADYLIPKRLKPDNNTPYPYGNAPQKDTIFANLDYDKIDESVDFLFDSINKTRAVLVVYKDQIVSEKYAEGFHKESKLLGWSMTKSLLSTVFGVMQTQGGINVFDKAPIDSWQKDERKNITINNLLQMNSGLEWDENYSRISDATKMLFLDRDMTKMQENKPLVGTPNESWNYSSGTSNLLSGILRTYFKTHQEYLDFWYTNFIDKIGMNSMVLEADLSGNYVGSSYSWATARDWSKFGLLYLKNGNWNGEQLFTKEWVNYIRTPTRGSNGTYGAQFWLNAENDFKDVPKNMYYADGFQGQRVYVLPDQEMVIVRFGLKNFDENTFLKGVIESIK; encoded by the coding sequence ATGAAAATTTTTAAACGTATTCTACTTTTAGTATTGATTCTTGTTTTATCTACAGTAATTTATAATTATCCAAAATTGAACCTATTGGCTGGTTATTCTGCTAAAAATATTGCTTCGTCTGTTTTTGTTGCAGAGAGAACTCTAGAATATACTGATACCACGGACAATGATTTTTCTCCAGTTAATTTGGCTTCGGATAGCGTTGATTTAGAAAATAAAAATGCAACATCTTCTGCTTTTGGCTTGTTAACAAGAAAAGCTATTTATAGAGAAGGTTTAGGAGCTGTTTTAACTTTAAAAGAAAGTGATGAAACTGCAGATTACTTAATTCCTAAAAGGTTAAAACCAGATAATAACACACCTTATCCTTACGGAAATGCACCACAAAAAGACACCATTTTTGCAAATTTAGATTATGATAAAATTGATGAATCTGTAGATTTTCTATTTGATTCAATCAATAAAACAAGAGCTGTTTTGGTTGTTTATAAAGATCAAATTGTTTCAGAAAAATATGCAGAAGGCTTTCATAAAGAGTCAAAATTATTAGGTTGGTCTATGACTAAGAGTTTGTTAAGTACTGTATTTGGAGTTATGCAAACCCAAGGTGGAATTAATGTGTTTGATAAGGCTCCTATTGATTCTTGGCAAAAGGACGAACGTAAAAACATTACGATCAATAATTTATTACAAATGAATTCTGGTTTAGAATGGGATGAAAATTATAGTAGAATCTCAGATGCAACTAAAATGTTGTTTTTAGATAGAGATATGACCAAGATGCAAGAAAATAAGCCTTTGGTTGGTACTCCAAACGAAAGTTGGAATTACTCCTCTGGAACCTCTAATCTATTATCCGGTATTTTAAGAACTTACTTTAAAACGCATCAAGAATATTTAGATTTTTGGTACACTAATTTTATTGATAAAATAGGGATGAATTCTATGGTCTTAGAAGCTGATTTAAGCGGGAATTACGTGGGTTCTTCTTATTCATGGGCAACTGCAAGAGATTGGTCTAAATTTGGGCTTTTATACCTTAAAAACGGTAATTGGAATGGAGAACAATTATTTACCAAAGAATGGGTTAACTATATAAGAACACCAACACGAGGTTCTAACGGAACTTATGGTGCGCAGTTCTGGCTAAATGCAGAAAATGATTTTAAAGATGTACCAAAAAACATGTATTATGCAGATGGCTTTCAAGGACAAAGAGTGTACGTTTTACCCGATCAAGAGATGGTAATTGTCCGTTTTGGTTTAAAGAATTTTGATGAAAACACCTTTTTAAAAGGGGTGATTGAATCGATAAAATAA